In Paenibacillus dendritiformis, the DNA window TCCAGATGAATTCTCCAACCTCCAGATCGCATTGCTGGGCCACCATATGCGTAAGCAGCGAATAGCTGGCAATGTTGAACGGCAGTCCGAGGAACGTATCCACCGAACGCATGTTAAGCAGGCAGCTCAGCTTGCCGCCGGCGACATAAAATTGGAACGAGTAATGACATGGCGGCAGCTTCATCTGATCGATCTCGCCGACATTCCAGGCAGAGACCAGCAGCCGGCGCGAATCCGGATTCGTCTTAATCTGCTCGATCACGTTCGCAATCTGGTCGATCGTCCGTCCGTCCTTGGTCTCCCAGGCGCGCCACTGCGATCCGTATACCGGACCCAGGTCGCCATGCTCATCCGCCCATTCGTCCCAGATGCGGACCCCGTTTTCCTTCAAATAACGAATATTCGTTTCTCCGCTCAAAAACCAGAGCAATTCATGAACGATCGATCTCAGATGCAGCCGCTTCGTCGTGACAAGCGGAAAGCCTTCGGCCAGATCGAAGCGAAGCTGACGCCCGAACACGGACAAGGTGCCTGTTCCGGTCCGATCCTCCTTTTTCACCCCGTGATCCAAAATGTCCTGCAATAACGCCAGATATGACTTCATTTTCAACCACTCTCTTTCTACCGTGCTGATGTGTATCCTTCATAGTGTACCATCCCCTCATAACGTCGGCAATCCAGTTCGCGAAATCAAAACTCGGTTCGAAGTTGATCAAAATAGGGAGAACCATAGGGGGGATGAGGCAAGGAAGACAGGCGCTGAAATGATATAATGGAAGAAATTGATTTTGAAGAAATCAGAAAAGGTGAGGTTCATGCATATCGTAACTTCGGCAGAAATGCGCGCTCTCGATGAGTACGCCATACATACCATCGGCATTCCAGCGGCGGTGCTTATGGAAAATGCGGGCCGGGCCGTTGCGGAGGAGGTTGCCAAGCTGTCATCGGAGCCGGGAACGAACAAGCCATGGCTGGTCCTCGTCGGCAAAGGCAACAACGGCGGCGACGGCATCGTCGCGGCGCGTCATCTCAAGGAAATGGGCGTGGCAGCCGAGCTGCTGTATGCCCTGGATCCGGCGAAGCTGACATCCGGCGCCGGGATGCAGCGCGATATTGCGGCCAGGCTGGGCATCGCTGCTTCCGTCTATGGGAAGGACTGCATCCGGTGGGAGGAGTATGCGGGGATTATCGATGCGCTCCTCGGCACGGGAACGGCCGGGGCTCCACGGGAGCCGTACGCCTCGTTAATCCGGGAAGCGAACGCGAGCGGCCTTCCGATCGTCGCCATCGATATTCCGAGCGGAATCGATGCGGATACGGGAGAGGCGCATGATCCATGCATTCATGCGGAACGGACCGTAGCCCTCGCCTTTCTCAAGCGCGGGCTGACGCAATATCCGGGGGCGGAACAGGCAGGACGCGTCGTCGTCCGCTTGATCGGCATCCCGGAAGAATTGGCGGAGAAGGAAAATATTCGGACCTTTTGGACCAATGAAGCGTTATTCCTGCGGCGCTTCGGGCTGACGCTCCCGCTGAATCGCAAGGCGGATACGCATAAGGGCACGTATGGCCATGTGCTGGTGGCGGCCGGATCCCGGCAATATAGCGGCGCCGGACTGCTGGCCTCCGCCGCGGCGCTCCGTTCCGGAGCCGGACTGGTGAGCTGGGCGCTGCCGGAACGGCTGCTGGAGCCGATGATCGGGCGGCTTCCGGAAGCGATGCTGCACGGCATGCCCGACGGCGGGCGCGGCGATTGGGCGGCCGTGCCGCCCGAGGCGGTGCTGCGGCTCGCCGCCGGCAAGAAGGCGCTGGCGATCGGCCCGGGCCTGGGCCGCTTCCCCGGCGACGGCGCCTGGCTGCGCGAGATCTGGGCGGGCGCGCCATGCCCGCTCGTCGCCGATGCGGATGCGCTCAACATGATCGCGGAGGCGGGCGGCCTCGATGCATGGCCGCAGCGGGACGGGGCCGCGATCCTGACGCCGCATCCGGGCGAGATGGCGCGCCTGACGGGCCTCGACGCGCGCGAAGTGCAGCGCGACCGCATCGGCCTGGCGCGCCGTTATGCCGTCCAGCACGGCGTGACGCTCGTGCTGAAGGGCGCCCGCACCGTAACCGCCACCCCCGCCGGGGACGTGTACGTGAACGCGTCCGGCAACCCGGGAATGGCGGCCGGAGGTGCGGGCGATGCGCTGGCAGGCCTGATCGCCGGCCTGCTCGCGCAAGGCTGCGACGCCGGCCTCGCCGCGGCCCTCGGCGTCTATCTTCACGGCCTGGCCGGCGACCGCGCCGCCGCAAGCCGTTCCTTCCCCGGCTCGCTGATCGCCGGGGATATCATCAGCTTCCTGTAGACACGACGACGTTCCCCCGTTTGAACACGGTATGAACATGATTGATTCCGAAATGATACGGCAAGTAGGCCAGGTTATCGGCCTTGAAAATAACGAGGTCCGCCTGCTTGCCGGCTTCCAGGCTCCCTGCGGTATCGGCTCTTCCGATGGCATGAGCCGCATTGATGGTCACGGCCGTCAGCACTTCCTCGGGGGTCATGCCCAAGTTCAGACAGCCCAAGGTCATGACAAGCTGGATGGATTCCGTAGGAGAGCTTCCCGGATTATAATCCGTGGACAGGGCTACCGCGAGCCCCCTCTCGATCATGGCGCGGGCCCGGGCATGATGCGTCAGCCGCAGGTTGAAGGAAGTGGCAGGCAGACAGACGGCCACGACGCCCGCCTGCCGCATCGCTTCCAAGCCTTCATCCGAGGCGGCAATCAGATGCTCGGCGGAGATGCAGCCCAGCTTGCCGGCCAACTGCGCGCCTCCAATCGGCTCGATTTCATCCGCATGAATTTTGAGGCCGAAGCCCAGTTCCTTGGCGGCAAGCAGAATTTGTTCCGATTCTTCCACGGAAAAGACGCCTTGCTCGCAGAACACATCGCAAAATTCGGCCAGCCCTTGCCGCTTTACCTCCGGCAGCATCTGTTCGATAACCACCTTCACAAAGTCTCCGGAGCGGCCTTTATATTCTTCCGGCACCACATGGGCTCCCATAAACGTGGATACCAAATCAACGGGATGCTCCCGGTTCAACCGGTCAGCGACCCGGAGCTGCTTCAATTCGTCTTCCAGCGTCAGCCCGTAGCCGCTCTTCGCTTCCGCCGTCGTCACCCCGAAGGACAGCATCATATCCAGGCTCGCCTTCGCCTTGGCGTACAGTTCCTCTTCCGTCGCCTGGCGGGTGGCTCGAACCGTGCTCAAAATTCCGCCGCCCTGAGCCAATATTTCCAAATAGGACATGCCTTTCAGCTTCAGCGCCAGCTCATGCTCGCGGGATCCGCCGTGAACGAGGTGGGTGTGCGGGTCAATAAGACCCGGCGTTACCAGCAACCCCTGAGCGTCATGCATGCGCATGATCGGCAGGCCGGCGATATGCGCCATCACCTCGTCTTCCGGTCCAGCCGCCACGATGATGCCATCCCGGATCGCGACAGCGCCACCGCGCACGGCGCCCACTTCTGACATGTCACGGCCCGTGCGCGGTCCCCGGCTTCCTTGCATGGTGATGAGCGTTCCAATGTTATGGATCAACAGGTCGATACCATTCCGTTCCATCCTGCTCCCCCTCTCGAAAGCAGCAAGCCCGGCCGGGCTTGCTGCGCGTCATCGTTATATGCCCAGCATCGGCACGCGGACTCCAAGATTCTTCGCCGTCTGAATCGCAAGCTCATAACCGGCGTCGGCATGACGGATAATGCCCATGCCCGGGTCTGTATTCAAGACGCGGGACAGCTTCTCGTCCGCTTCGGCTGAACCGTCCGCGACGACGACCATGCCCGCATGCAGGGAATATCCCATGCCGACGCCGCCGCCGTGATGAACGGATACCCAGCTCGCGCCGGAAGCCGTATTCACCAGGGCGTTCAATATCGCCCAGTCGGCGACCGCATCGCTGCCGTCCTTCATCGCTTCCGTCTCGCGGTTCGGCGAAGCGACGGACCCGCAGTCCAGATGATCCCGGCCGATGACGATGGGCGCGGAAATATCTCCATTGCGCACCATCTCGTTGATGGCCAAGCCCATCTTGGCCCGTTCTCCATAGCCGAGCCAGCAAATGCGGGCCGGCAAGCCCTGGAAAGCGACCTTCTCCCTGGCCATCTTGATCCACTTGCACAGATGGGTATTTTCCGGGAACAGCTTCAAGACAAGCTCATCCGTCTTATAAATATCATCCGGATTGCCGGACAAGGCCGCCCAGCGGAACGGACCCTTCCCCTCGCAGAAGAGCGGCCGAATATAGGCCGGAACGAAGCCTGGGAACTGAAACGCTTCCTTCACCCCTTCATCGAAGGCCGCTTGGCGGATATTATTGCCGTAATCGAAGACAATCGCGCCCATCTTCTGGAGATCGAGCATGGCCTGGACGTGAACCGCCATCGACTTTTTGGACAACTTCACATATTGCGCCGGATCGGCCGCACGCAGGTCGGCTGCCGCTTCCAGTGAATAGCCTGCCGGCACATAGCCGTTAAGCGGATCGTGAGCCGACGTCTGATCGGTGACGAAATCGGGTCGAATCCCCCGCCGCACCAATTCCGGGAACACCTCCGCCGCATTGCCCACCAAGCCGATCGAGAGCGCTCTTCCCTCCGCCATCGCAGCCTCCGCCAGCTTCAACGCCTCATCCAGATCGCGAACCATGATATCGCAATATTTCGTATCGATTCTCCGCTGGATCCGGGACGGATCGACCTCCACTCCAATCATGACGCCCTCGTTCATCGTTACGGCGAGCGGCTGGGCACCTCCCATGCCGCCGAGTCCGGCCGTTAAGGTCAGCGTTCCTCTCAGCGTGCCTCCTCTATGCTGGCGGGCCGCCTCGGCGAACGTCTCATACGTTCCTTGCAGAATGCCCTGCGTCCCGATATAAATCCAGCTTCCGGCCGTCATTTGCCCGTACATCATCAATCCCTGCTTATCCAGCTCGTGGAATGTATCCCAATTGGCATAGGCCGGCACGATCACCGAGTTGGAGATGAGAACCCGCGGCGCATGCGTGTGCGTCCGGAACACGCCGACCGGCTTGCCTGATTGCACAAGCAGCGTTTCATCCGCTTCCAGATTCGTCAGACATTCCACGATTTTGTCGAAGCATTCCCAATTCCTTGCCGCCTTGCCGATGCCGCCATAGACGACCAGATCGTCCGGCCGTTCGGCCACGTCGGGATCCAGATTGTTCATAAGCATCCGCAGGACCGCTTCCTGCTGCCAGCCTTTCGCCGTCAGTACCGTTCCATGTTCCGCTCTGATGATACGCTTGGTCGTTTGCTTCACAACTAGCCACTCCTTTATAATCGGATTGACAAAACATAGCAAAGCCCGCTTCCCTGTCTTAAAAACGTAGTCGATTGAAAAGCGTCTGACTGACTATCCCCCAGCGTGCGCCCAAGCTGCATGTTATCGAGGTGACGCCGCAAGATGACGCTGCCTTATATATGGTTATATCCGAACCCGAGCACATCGTGCTCAAATCCTTTTTTCGGAGCGCCAATCGTGCCGTACACGCAGACGCTTAACCATTCCTCGGAATACCCCGAAATGTCGACGGTCCCTCTCGCAATGCAAAACGTTAAGCCAACCGTTCGCAAAATATCCCCGAATTGAACCGTTCCTCTTCCAATCCCCTGCAGCGCTTCGATGATGGCATGATATAAGGAATGAACTTCCCGATACGAGTTCGGGTCGATTACCTTATTCGATTTAGCGCTCGTTTCTATCGCGGTCACGACTTTGACCAGTTCCATGGCGCCAACCTTGCCGATCGTATAGCGGTAGCCTCTCTTTTTCATTTCCTGCTCAATGTCGGCGCCCGCTTCTTCGTTATGCAGCATGACCAACAGCGAGGTCAGCTTGCCCATCGTATAATTGCCGCAGTCGAACCGCTCTCCTTCATTCACGTTACTCATAGCCAACCTCCCTTCTTGATCAATAGCCCCGTATTTTGAAAAAATGGTGCCCATCTACTACCAAACTTGGGCCAGTTAAAGAAATGGAGCGCTGCATGAACTTGATTCCATGTCCTCCTATTGAAGCTTGACTACGTCCGCAATGCTCGCGGCGGCATCCGTCCCCCTCATCCAATCCGCCACCTTCTGAAAATCATCGGCAAGCACGCGATCCGTCTCGACGGCAGGGACAAGCTGACGGCATTGGTCATACAGCCATTTGGTCCCGAGCCCAAGCCCCCGCGGGCCGCGGAAATCAGCCGCTTGCGCCCCGCACAGCAGCTCAATGGCAAGCACGGCGTAAGCGTTCTCAACGATCTGCTTCGCTTTGCGGGCGGCGATGGTTCCCATGCTGACATGGTCCTCTTGGTTGCCCGAGGACGGTATGGAATCGACGCTGGCCGGATGAGCAAGCGCCTTATTCTCGGACACGACGGACGCGGCTGCATACTGCGCGATCATGAAGCCGGATTGAAGCCCCCCCTTATTCGTCAGAAAAGGCGGCAGGTGCTCATTCAAGTGAGGGTTGACCAGCCTTTCGATACGACGTTCGGAAATATTGGCCAGTTCCGCCGCGCTGATGGACAAGTGGTCCATCACCAGGGCAATCGGCTGCCCATGGAAATTCCCGCCCGAGATCACCCGCTCCTCCTCCACGAAAATAAGAGGATTATCCGTTGCCGAATTCATTTCAATCTCCAGCTTGCCCGCAATATAGGCCAGCGCATCCCGGCTTGCCCCGTGAACCTGCGGCGCGCAGCGCAAGGAATAGGCATCCTGCACCCTCCGCTCCCCCTGGCTTGTTATGAAGGTGCTTCCGGAGGTCAATCGAATAACATTTTCGGCGGTTTGCCGCTGTCCTCGATGCGGGCGAATGAGGTGAGTCAACGGATCGAAGGCGTCCCGGACGGCGAAGAGCGCTTCACAAGTCAATGCAAGCGCGCAGTCGGCCCAGTTCGCCAGATTCATGGCATCGTGGCAAGCCAACGCGCCTGCCGCCGTCATCGCCTGCGTCCCGTTGATGAGGGCAAGCCCTTCCTTCGCCTCGAGCGTGACGGGAACAAGCCCGGCAAGCTGCATCGCCTGTCCGCCCGGCATCCGCCTGCCCTGATAATAAGCTTCGCCTTCGCCGACGAGCACGAGCGCCAAATGGGATAGCGGCGCCAAATCTCCGCTTGCGCCGAGCGAGCCTTTTTCCGGGATGACCGGCGTCACCCCTTCGTTCAGCATGTTAACCATCAATTGAACTACTTCCGGACGGATGCCGGAGTAGCCAAGCGCGAGCGCATTGACACGAAGCAGCATCATCGCCCGCGCGATTTCAATCGAGAACGGCTCGCCAATCCCGCACGCGTGGCTTCGAATCAGATTCAATTGCAGCGCAGTGACATCCTCGCCGGAAATATACGTATCGCAAAACTTCCCGAAGCCGGTTGTCAAGCCGTACACCACTTTTTTCTCCCGGAGCAGCGTTTCCACATAAGCCCTGCTCTTCGCCATGCCGCGAATGCTCTCTTCGCGCAGCTCCACTCGGGCATGGAAGCGGGCGACCTGAACGACTTCCCCGATCGTTAATGTCCCGCCGCCCACGAACACGGCGTGATGATCTTCCTTTTGTTCCGCTATCTGCATTTCCGCACCTGCTTTACTAAAAATAGTAGTAACGGTAGCGGCTTCTAATGACTAATCGCTAAACGCCATTGCTCCATCCTGTTATGACACTCGTTTCCGCCTACTGGTTAAAGACCCAAATCTGCATGTGAACTACCTTTAAAAACAAAAAGAATGCAGTTCGATAAGGAAACCCGCTTCTTCCCTCATTCAAAGCTACATTCTATTCACTAATGACTATATCGAGCTTACATTTAATTTACAACGTTGGAGATGGTTAGTCAATAACGAGTTGCGGTACGGGGAAAGTAATCTCTTGAGCTCCTCCTAAAAAAATCCCCCGCAGCATCACGCTGCGAGGGCACAAAGAAAATGTTTATCGAATAGAACCGTAACAGAAAGAATACAGAACGCTCCTGGAGCAGGAGTACTGCATGATGAACAAATTACAACGTCACTCTTACTTCGCTACCGTGTGGATCGGATGTCCAAGCACGACTTCCGCCGCTTCCATCACGATTTCGCCAAGCGTTGGGTGAGCATGGATCGTCAGCGCCAGGTCTTCCAGCGTTGCCGCCATTTCTACAGCCAAGCCCATTTCCGCGATCAGGTTGGATGCTTCCGCGCCGACGATTTGGGAACCGAGCACGACGCCCGTATCCGCGTCAGCCACGATCTTCACGAAGCCTTCCGCGTTGCCGCCGAGGGACAGCGCGCGTCCGTTCCCCGCATATGGGAATTTGCCGGCCTTGACGTTGTAGCCTTTTTCCTTCGCTTCCGATTCAGACAAGCCTACGCTTGCGCACTCCGGATCGGTGAAGCATACGGCTGGGATGCACTTGTAGTCAACCACGCTAGGCATGCCCGCGATGGCTTCCGCCGCAACCTTGCCTTCGTAAGAAGCTTTATGCGCCAGAGCTGGACCGGCAACGATATCGCCAATTGCGAAGATGTGAGGAATGCTTGTGCGTCCTTGGTGGTCGACTTCGACCAAGCCGCGATCGGTCATTTTGACGCCGATCATGT includes these proteins:
- the thyA gene encoding thymidylate synthase; protein product: MKSYLALLQDILDHGVKKEDRTGTGTLSVFGRQLRFDLAEGFPLVTTKRLHLRSIVHELLWFLSGETNIRYLKENGVRIWDEWADEHGDLGPVYGSQWRAWETKDGRTIDQIANVIEQIKTNPDSRRLLVSAWNVGEIDQMKLPPCHYSFQFYVAGGKLSCLLNMRSVDTFLGLPFNIASYSLLTHMVAQQCDLEVGEFIWSGGDVHIYSNHMEQVKTQLEREPLPLPKLVIKRKPDTIFDYRFDDFEFVDYQHHPTIKATVAV
- a CDS encoding NAD(P)H-hydrate dehydratase, which encodes MHIVTSAEMRALDEYAIHTIGIPAAVLMENAGRAVAEEVAKLSSEPGTNKPWLVLVGKGNNGGDGIVAARHLKEMGVAAELLYALDPAKLTSGAGMQRDIAARLGIAASVYGKDCIRWEEYAGIIDALLGTGTAGAPREPYASLIREANASGLPIVAIDIPSGIDADTGEAHDPCIHAERTVALAFLKRGLTQYPGAEQAGRVVVRLIGIPEELAEKENIRTFWTNEALFLRRFGLTLPLNRKADTHKGTYGHVLVAAGSRQYSGAGLLASAAALRSGAGLVSWALPERLLEPMIGRLPEAMLHGMPDGGRGDWAAVPPEAVLRLAAGKKALAIGPGLGRFPGDGAWLREIWAGAPCPLVADADALNMIAEAGGLDAWPQRDGAAILTPHPGEMARLTGLDAREVQRDRIGLARRYAVQHGVTLVLKGARTVTATPAGDVYVNASGNPGMAAGGAGDALAGLIAGLLAQGCDAGLAAALGVYLHGLAGDRAAASRSFPGSLIAGDIISFL
- the hutI gene encoding imidazolonepropionase — protein: MERNGIDLLIHNIGTLITMQGSRGPRTGRDMSEVGAVRGGAVAIRDGIIVAAGPEDEVMAHIAGLPIMRMHDAQGLLVTPGLIDPHTHLVHGGSREHELALKLKGMSYLEILAQGGGILSTVRATRQATEEELYAKAKASLDMMLSFGVTTAEAKSGYGLTLEDELKQLRVADRLNREHPVDLVSTFMGAHVVPEEYKGRSGDFVKVVIEQMLPEVKRQGLAEFCDVFCEQGVFSVEESEQILLAAKELGFGLKIHADEIEPIGGAQLAGKLGCISAEHLIAASDEGLEAMRQAGVVAVCLPATSFNLRLTHHARARAMIERGLAVALSTDYNPGSSPTESIQLVMTLGCLNLGMTPEEVLTAVTINAAHAIGRADTAGSLEAGKQADLVIFKADNLAYLPYHFGINHVHTVFKRGNVVVSTGS
- the hutU gene encoding urocanate hydratase, yielding MKQTTKRIIRAEHGTVLTAKGWQQEAVLRMLMNNLDPDVAERPDDLVVYGGIGKAARNWECFDKIVECLTNLEADETLLVQSGKPVGVFRTHTHAPRVLISNSVIVPAYANWDTFHELDKQGLMMYGQMTAGSWIYIGTQGILQGTYETFAEAARQHRGGTLRGTLTLTAGLGGMGGAQPLAVTMNEGVMIGVEVDPSRIQRRIDTKYCDIMVRDLDEALKLAEAAMAEGRALSIGLVGNAAEVFPELVRRGIRPDFVTDQTSAHDPLNGYVPAGYSLEAAADLRAADPAQYVKLSKKSMAVHVQAMLDLQKMGAIVFDYGNNIRQAAFDEGVKEAFQFPGFVPAYIRPLFCEGKGPFRWAALSGNPDDIYKTDELVLKLFPENTHLCKWIKMAREKVAFQGLPARICWLGYGERAKMGLAINEMVRNGDISAPIVIGRDHLDCGSVASPNRETEAMKDGSDAVADWAILNALVNTASGASWVSVHHGGGVGMGYSLHAGMVVVADGSAEADEKLSRVLNTDPGMGIIRHADAGYELAIQTAKNLGVRVPMLGI
- the hutP gene encoding hut operon transcriptional regulator HutP, whose amino-acid sequence is MSNVNEGERFDCGNYTMGKLTSLLVMLHNEEAGADIEQEMKKRGYRYTIGKVGAMELVKVVTAIETSAKSNKVIDPNSYREVHSLYHAIIEALQGIGRGTVQFGDILRTVGLTFCIARGTVDISGYSEEWLSVCVYGTIGAPKKGFEHDVLGFGYNHI
- the hutH gene encoding histidine ammonia-lyase, with amino-acid sequence MQIAEQKEDHHAVFVGGGTLTIGEVVQVARFHARVELREESIRGMAKSRAYVETLLREKKVVYGLTTGFGKFCDTYISGEDVTALQLNLIRSHACGIGEPFSIEIARAMMLLRVNALALGYSGIRPEVVQLMVNMLNEGVTPVIPEKGSLGASGDLAPLSHLALVLVGEGEAYYQGRRMPGGQAMQLAGLVPVTLEAKEGLALINGTQAMTAAGALACHDAMNLANWADCALALTCEALFAVRDAFDPLTHLIRPHRGQRQTAENVIRLTSGSTFITSQGERRVQDAYSLRCAPQVHGASRDALAYIAGKLEIEMNSATDNPLIFVEEERVISGGNFHGQPIALVMDHLSISAAELANISERRIERLVNPHLNEHLPPFLTNKGGLQSGFMIAQYAAASVVSENKALAHPASVDSIPSSGNQEDHVSMGTIAARKAKQIVENAYAVLAIELLCGAQAADFRGPRGLGLGTKWLYDQCRQLVPAVETDRVLADDFQKVADWMRGTDAAASIADVVKLQ